Proteins from a genomic interval of Croceicoccus naphthovorans:
- a CDS encoding DUF2842 domain-containing protein, with protein sequence MSQPDWKPTWRKPVGILLLMAFLTLYAILAVSLIEPISRWHVLLQVPVYLVLGIVWLLPLKRFLIWMETGRWSAPE encoded by the coding sequence ATGAGCCAGCCCGACTGGAAACCTACCTGGCGCAAGCCTGTCGGCATTCTGCTGCTGATGGCATTTCTGACGCTTTATGCCATCCTGGCCGTATCGTTGATCGAACCGATTTCGCGCTGGCACGTGTTGTTGCAGGTGCCGGTCTATCTGGTGCTGGGGATCGTCTGGCTTCTGCCGCTGAAACGCTTTCTGATTTGGATGGAAACCGGGCGCTGGTCAGCACCCGAATAA
- a CDS encoding 5-formyltetrahydrofolate cyclo-ligase, translating into MDKRALRERLRKVRREHVASLDDTTRALLFRRPPSPVMAMVPDGAVIGLYHALPTEASAAGYARFLSEKGHVIALPRFADRDAPMEFAAWSDPWGDADLAVGPFGMLQPDAEADLLTPDIVFVPLVGFTASGARLGQGAGHYDRWLARNPAAVPIGMAWDAQRVDLLPLEPHDRPMAAIVTPTRLYGPFSEREA; encoded by the coding sequence TTGGATAAGCGGGCATTGCGGGAACGGTTGCGGAAAGTTCGGCGGGAGCATGTTGCTTCGCTGGACGATACGACGCGGGCGTTGTTGTTTCGGCGACCACCTTCGCCGGTTATGGCGATGGTGCCGGATGGTGCGGTTATCGGACTCTACCATGCCCTGCCGACAGAGGCTTCGGCGGCGGGGTATGCGCGGTTCCTATCCGAAAAAGGCCATGTGATCGCGCTGCCCCGGTTTGCGGACCGCGATGCGCCGATGGAGTTTGCCGCATGGTCGGACCCTTGGGGCGATGCCGATCTGGCGGTCGGGCCGTTCGGGATGTTGCAGCCTGACGCCGAAGCTGACCTTTTAACCCCCGACATCGTTTTTGTACCGCTTGTCGGCTTTACCGCCAGCGGGGCGCGTCTTGGCCAAGGGGCCGGACATTACGACCGTTGGCTGGCCAGAAACCCGGCTGCCGTACCCATCGGGATGGCGTGGGACGCGCAAAGGGTGGACCTTCTGCCTTTGGAACCGCATGACAGGCCCATGGCCGCTATCGTCACCCCCACCCGCCTCTATGGCCCTTTTTCGGAGCGAGAGGCATGA
- a CDS encoding cell division protein ZapA, translating to MANLDLDIGGRRFAVSCEPGEEDHLFQLGRMVDTRVRDARAVGQTEPRMLLIGALLLADELSAMRDGDTGPTINRDEDKAMAKRIDSITQRIENIARHLEGVDAHP from the coding sequence ATGGCAAACCTCGATCTCGACATTGGCGGCCGCCGCTTTGCCGTTTCGTGCGAACCGGGCGAGGAAGACCACCTCTTCCAGCTGGGCCGCATGGTCGACACCCGCGTCCGCGATGCCCGCGCCGTGGGCCAGACCGAACCGCGCATGCTGCTCATCGGCGCCTTGCTGTTAGCGGACGAGCTTTCGGCCATGCGCGATGGCGATACCGGGCCGACGATCAACCGCGATGAAGACAAGGCGATGGCCAAGCGGATCGATTCGATCACGCAGCGTATCGAAAATATCGCGCGGCACCTTGAGGGTGTGGACGCGCATCCCTAA
- the tkt gene encoding transketolase: MTTETASLADMANAIRALSMDAVQAANSGHPGMPMGMADVATVLFSDYMKFDPAAPKWDDRDRFVLSAGHGSMLIYALLNLTGYAHPTMDEIRNFRQLGSPCAGHPENFMLDGVECTTGPLGQGLAMAVGMALAERHLNAKHGDDLVDHRTWVIAGDGCLMEGINHEAVGLAGHLGLGRMIVLWDDNNITIDGSVELSSSEDVEARYRASKWHTVRCDGHDPADIRRAIDEALADPRPSLVACKTIIGKGAPNKQGTSATHGAALGEDEVAATRKELGWTAEPFVIPDHIAAAWKKTGERGAAAREAWHQRYEADKDRAEAYEASTTLPGADAGAVLQDYIRGLVAEPKKVATRKASEMALGPLTEAFPNMIGGSADLTGSNNTKTKSTGPITIDNYDGSYVYYGIREFGMAAAMNGMALHGGIAPYGGTFLIFSDYCRNAVRLSALQQVGVTYVFTHDSIGLGEDGPTHQPVEQVMSLRLIPNLNVMRPCDTIETAECWAIAMANAHTPSVLALSRQNLPQLRGEGDADWAPLKNMSAMGAYRLKSAEAARKVVLIATGSEVALACDVAKALEVAGIGADVVSMPCMELFEAQDASYRQEVIPDTVLRVSIEAGTTLGWERFTHGGSVVNGLNIGLDRFGASAPAEQLFERFGFSVDAIVPQIKAKLGE; the protein is encoded by the coding sequence ATGACGACCGAAACCGCCAGCCTGGCCGATATGGCCAATGCTATTCGCGCACTTTCCATGGACGCGGTGCAGGCGGCGAATTCAGGGCATCCCGGAATGCCGATGGGCATGGCCGACGTCGCCACGGTTCTGTTCAGCGATTACATGAAGTTCGACCCCGCCGCGCCGAAGTGGGATGACCGCGATCGCTTCGTCCTGTCGGCGGGCCACGGCTCGATGCTTATATATGCGCTGCTGAACCTGACGGGTTACGCGCATCCGACGATGGATGAGATCCGCAATTTCCGCCAGCTGGGCAGCCCCTGCGCCGGACACCCGGAAAACTTCATGCTCGATGGGGTGGAATGCACGACCGGCCCGCTGGGTCAGGGTTTGGCGATGGCCGTCGGTATGGCGCTGGCAGAGCGGCACCTTAATGCAAAACACGGCGACGATCTGGTCGATCACCGCACCTGGGTGATCGCGGGCGACGGCTGTCTGATGGAAGGCATCAACCACGAAGCGGTCGGCCTTGCCGGACACCTCGGCCTTGGCCGCATGATCGTGCTGTGGGACGATAACAACATCACCATCGACGGCTCGGTCGAACTGTCGTCTAGTGAGGATGTAGAAGCCCGCTATCGCGCGTCCAAATGGCACACGGTGCGTTGCGACGGGCATGATCCCGCCGACATTCGCCGCGCCATTGACGAGGCGCTGGCCGATCCGCGCCCATCGTTGGTCGCTTGCAAGACGATCATCGGTAAGGGCGCGCCCAACAAGCAGGGTACCAGCGCGACGCACGGCGCGGCACTTGGCGAGGATGAGGTTGCCGCCACGCGCAAGGAACTCGGCTGGACCGCCGAACCTTTCGTCATCCCCGATCACATCGCCGCCGCCTGGAAAAAGACCGGTGAACGCGGTGCTGCCGCCCGCGAGGCATGGCATCAGCGCTACGAAGCCGACAAGGATCGTGCCGAGGCTTATGAAGCGTCGACCACGCTGCCAGGTGCGGACGCTGGCGCCGTGCTGCAGGACTATATCCGCGGTCTTGTCGCAGAGCCCAAGAAGGTCGCCACCCGCAAGGCATCCGAAATGGCGCTCGGGCCCCTGACCGAGGCGTTTCCCAACATGATCGGTGGCAGCGCCGATTTGACGGGTTCGAACAACACCAAGACCAAGTCGACGGGTCCGATCACCATCGACAATTATGACGGCAGCTACGTCTATTACGGCATCCGCGAATTCGGCATGGCCGCCGCGATGAACGGTATGGCGCTGCACGGCGGAATTGCGCCCTATGGTGGCACGTTCCTGATCTTCTCGGACTACTGCCGCAATGCGGTCCGTCTCTCAGCTCTCCAGCAGGTCGGCGTGACCTATGTATTCACGCACGACAGCATCGGCCTTGGCGAAGACGGCCCGACGCACCAGCCGGTGGAACAGGTGATGAGCCTGCGCCTGATCCCGAATCTCAACGTCATGCGTCCGTGCGATACGATCGAAACGGCCGAATGCTGGGCGATCGCCATGGCGAACGCGCACACCCCGTCGGTTCTCGCCCTGTCGCGCCAGAACCTGCCGCAGCTTCGCGGTGAGGGTGATGCTGATTGGGCCCCGCTCAAGAACATGTCGGCCATGGGTGCCTATCGCCTGAAGTCGGCGGAAGCTGCGCGCAAGGTCGTCCTGATCGCGACGGGTTCGGAAGTGGCCTTGGCCTGCGACGTTGCGAAAGCTCTCGAAGTGGCCGGCATCGGCGCCGACGTCGTCTCGATGCCGTGCATGGAACTGTTCGAGGCGCAGGACGCTTCCTACAGGCAGGAAGTGATACCCGACACGGTCCTTCGCGTTTCGATCGAGGCAGGGACGACGCTGGGCTGGGAGCGCTTCACGCACGGCGGTTCGGTGGTGAACGGCCTCAACATCGGTCTTGACCGCTTTGGCGCATCGGCGCCCGCGGAACAGCTTTTCGAACGCTTTGGGTTCTCGGTCGATGCGATCGTGCCGCAGATCAAAGCGAAACTAGGCGAATAA
- the gap gene encoding type I glyceraldehyde-3-phosphate dehydrogenase, whose protein sequence is MATKVAINGFGRIGRLVARAILERDDHDLELVAINDLASVKANALLFQYDSTHGRFPGTVEVGDDSITVNGKTIKVTSEREPGKLPHAAMGVEMVLECTGFFQSDEAARPHIAAGAKKVLISAPASGVSKTIVFGVNQDTLTAEDDVVSNASCTTNCLAPVAKVLQDAIGIERGFMTTIHSYTNDQRMLDQMHSDMRRARGGAQNMIPTTTGAARAVGLVLPELKGKLDGSSVRVPTPNVSLIDLVFTPARDTTKEEINAALKAAAEGPMKGVLDYTEQPLVSSDFNHYPASSTVDSLETAVLEGKLARVVSWYDNEWGFSNRMIDTAGKMASFL, encoded by the coding sequence ATGGCGACCAAGGTTGCGATCAACGGTTTCGGACGTATCGGGCGGCTAGTGGCCCGCGCGATCCTGGAGCGTGACGACCACGATCTCGAACTCGTTGCGATCAACGACCTTGCCAGCGTCAAGGCCAACGCGCTTCTGTTCCAGTACGATTCGACCCATGGCCGTTTCCCCGGCACCGTCGAAGTTGGCGACGATAGCATTACCGTGAACGGCAAGACCATCAAGGTCACCAGCGAGCGTGAACCCGGCAAGCTGCCGCACGCTGCGATGGGCGTTGAAATGGTTCTGGAATGCACCGGTTTCTTCCAGTCGGACGAAGCGGCCCGCCCGCACATCGCCGCTGGCGCAAAGAAAGTGCTGATCTCGGCACCGGCTTCGGGTGTTTCCAAGACCATCGTGTTCGGCGTGAACCAGGATACCCTGACCGCCGAAGACGACGTCGTTTCGAACGCGTCGTGCACCACCAACTGCCTTGCCCCGGTGGCGAAGGTTCTGCAGGACGCCATCGGGATCGAGCGTGGTTTCATGACCACGATCCACTCGTACACCAACGACCAGCGTATGCTGGACCAGATGCACTCTGACATGCGCCGTGCGCGTGGCGGTGCGCAGAACATGATCCCGACCACCACCGGCGCTGCCCGCGCGGTCGGCCTCGTCCTGCCAGAACTCAAGGGCAAGCTGGACGGTTCGTCGGTTCGCGTGCCGACCCCGAACGTTTCGCTGATCGACCTCGTCTTCACGCCTGCGCGCGATACGACGAAGGAAGAGATCAACGCCGCGCTCAAGGCCGCAGCCGAAGGCCCGATGAAGGGCGTTCTGGACTACACCGAACAGCCGCTGGTTTCGTCGGACTTCAACCACTATCCCGCCAGCTCGACGGTCGACAGCCTCGAAACCGCGGTTCTCGAAGGCAAGCTTGCCCGTGTCGTCAGCTGGTACGATAACGAGTGGGGCTTCTCGAACCGCATGATCGACACTGCCGGCAAGATGGCGAGCTTCCTGTAA
- a CDS encoding MOSC domain-containing protein — MGTTGRLGGIARHDRPRGPMELTETAKVTVREGIAGDYRGAMKPDGPRKRQVSLIEADSCAAAMADLGLEPGAIPWQERRANLLVEGLSLPRIEGARIRIGNDVVIEVVQECDPCSRMEEIHVGLKGALAPDWRGGVLGRVLAEGTISNGDEIRIEE; from the coding sequence ATGGGCACCACGGGACGATTGGGCGGCATTGCGCGGCACGATCGTCCGCGTGGGCCGATGGAATTGACCGAGACTGCGAAGGTCACGGTGCGCGAAGGCATCGCGGGCGACTATCGCGGCGCGATGAAGCCCGATGGCCCGCGCAAACGGCAGGTTTCGTTGATCGAAGCCGATAGCTGCGCCGCGGCGATGGCCGATCTCGGCCTGGAACCCGGCGCGATCCCTTGGCAAGAGCGCCGGGCGAACCTGCTGGTCGAGGGGCTTTCCCTTCCGCGCATCGAAGGCGCCCGCATCCGCATCGGCAATGACGTCGTCATCGAAGTCGTTCAGGAATGCGATCCGTGCAGCCGCATGGAAGAAATCCACGTCGGATTAAAAGGTGCGCTGGCGCCCGATTGGCGCGGCGGTGTGCTGGGCCGCGTGCTAGCCGAGGGCACGATCTCTAACGGCGATGAAATCAGGATAGAAGAATGA
- a CDS encoding phosphoglycerate kinase — MSNFRTLDDVGDVSGKVALVRVDLNLPMNGGQVTDKTRINASAPTILELADAGAKVLLLAHFGRPKGARNSTMSLSMVVDAVQDVLGREIMFVPEVAGDIVAQSIGIMRNGDISILENTRFWPGEEKNDPEFAKAIAANADLYVNDAFSAAHRAHASTEGLTKLLPSYAGRSMQKELEALDKALGNPEKPVAAVVGGAKVSSKLDVLKHLVGQVDHLIIGGGMANTFLAARGVDVGKSLCEHDLTGTAEAIMEAADQSGCTVHLPYDVVVSQEFAANPASLRTCNVHEVAENEMILDVGPQAVEALGDVLKTCRTLVWNGPMGAFETEPFDTATVALAKTAAALSKEGSLVSVAGGGDTVAALNHAGVAQDFTYISTAGGAFLEWMEGKELLGVAALSL, encoded by the coding sequence ATGAGCAACTTCCGTACGTTGGACGATGTCGGCGATGTTTCCGGCAAGGTGGCGCTGGTCCGTGTCGACCTGAACCTGCCGATGAACGGTGGTCAGGTCACCGACAAGACCCGCATCAATGCCTCTGCCCCGACCATTCTCGAACTGGCCGATGCCGGGGCGAAAGTTCTGTTGCTCGCACACTTCGGGCGGCCCAAGGGCGCACGCAATTCGACGATGAGCCTGTCTATGGTGGTCGATGCAGTGCAGGACGTGCTGGGCCGTGAAATCATGTTCGTGCCTGAAGTGGCGGGCGACATCGTCGCCCAGTCCATCGGGATCATGCGAAACGGTGATATTTCGATCCTTGAGAACACGCGCTTCTGGCCGGGTGAGGAAAAGAACGATCCCGAATTCGCCAAGGCCATCGCCGCGAATGCCGACCTCTACGTTAACGATGCTTTCTCTGCCGCCCACCGCGCGCATGCCAGCACCGAAGGGCTGACCAAGCTGTTGCCGTCCTATGCCGGACGGTCGATGCAGAAGGAGCTGGAAGCGCTCGACAAGGCGCTGGGTAATCCGGAAAAGCCGGTTGCGGCGGTTGTCGGTGGGGCCAAGGTTTCGTCGAAGCTCGACGTGCTGAAACACCTTGTCGGGCAGGTCGATCACCTGATCATCGGCGGCGGCATGGCGAATACCTTCCTTGCCGCACGCGGGGTCGATGTCGGCAAGTCGCTGTGCGAGCATGACCTGACCGGCACTGCAGAGGCTATCATGGAAGCTGCTGACCAGTCGGGCTGCACCGTGCATCTGCCCTACGACGTCGTCGTGTCGCAGGAATTCGCGGCCAACCCGGCCAGCTTGCGCACCTGTAACGTCCACGAAGTTGCCGAAAACGAGATGATCCTCGACGTTGGGCCACAGGCGGTCGAGGCGCTGGGCGATGTCCTGAAGACCTGTCGTACGCTGGTGTGGAACGGTCCCATGGGCGCGTTCGAGACGGAGCCGTTCGATACGGCCACGGTCGCTTTGGCCAAGACGGCGGCGGCGCTTTCGAAGGAAGGCTCTCTGGTTTCGGTGGCTGGCGGCGGCGATACCGTTGCTGCGCTTAACCATGCCGGGGTAGCCCAGGATTTCACCTATATTTCAACCGCTGGCGGTGCTTTCCTCGAATGGATGGAAGGTAAGGAACTGCTTGGCGTTGCCGCCCTGTCGCTCTAA
- a CDS encoding fructose bisphosphate aldolase — translation MDMKKQIADGQGFVAALDQSGGSTPKALRGYGVEDSEWSGDDEMFAKIHEMRSRIITSPSFSNGKVIGAILFEKTMDGQVEGKPTPQALIDRGIVPFIKIDKGLEDEANGVQMMKPMPELDTLLARAKSLGVFGTKERSVINEANPEGIAAIVAQQFEVGRQVLAAGLVPMLEPEYNIKAEGRAEGEKILKAEILKNLESIDEQVMLKLSIPVEANLYADLIAHPKVLAVVALSGGYSTDEACAELAKNKGMIASFSRGLLQDLRAGQSDAEFDKTLGDAIDQIHAASVA, via the coding sequence ATGGACATGAAGAAGCAGATCGCTGACGGGCAGGGCTTTGTCGCCGCGCTCGACCAGTCGGGCGGTTCGACGCCCAAGGCGCTGCGCGGTTACGGGGTCGAGGACAGCGAATGGTCCGGTGACGACGAAATGTTTGCCAAGATCCACGAGATGCGCAGCCGCATCATCACATCGCCCTCGTTCTCGAACGGCAAGGTGATCGGCGCGATTCTGTTCGAAAAGACCATGGACGGTCAGGTCGAAGGCAAGCCGACGCCGCAGGCGCTGATCGATCGGGGCATCGTTCCCTTCATCAAGATCGATAAGGGTCTGGAAGACGAAGCAAACGGTGTTCAGATGATGAAGCCGATGCCGGAACTCGACACTCTGCTGGCCCGCGCGAAGTCGCTGGGCGTATTCGGCACCAAGGAACGCTCGGTCATCAACGAAGCGAACCCCGAAGGCATCGCCGCCATCGTCGCGCAGCAGTTCGAGGTTGGACGTCAGGTCCTTGCCGCCGGGCTGGTCCCGATGCTGGAGCCTGAATACAACATCAAGGCCGAGGGCCGCGCCGAGGGTGAAAAGATCCTGAAGGCCGAAATCCTCAAGAACCTTGAGAGCATCGACGAGCAGGTCATGCTCAAGCTCTCGATCCCGGTCGAGGCAAATCTCTATGCCGACCTGATCGCGCACCCCAAGGTTTTGGCGGTGGTCGCTCTGTCGGGCGGATATTCGACCGACGAGGCCTGCGCCGAACTGGCGAAGAACAAGGGCATGATCGCCAGCTTCAGCCGCGGCCTGCTGCAGGATCTGCGCGCAGGTCAGTCGGATGCGGAATTCGACAAGACGCTGGGTGACGCGATCGACCAGATCCACGCAGCCAGCGTCGCCTGA
- the thiE gene encoding thiamine phosphate synthase, whose amino-acid sequence MNTTCQLYLISPLDVSGDFPDRLARALDAGKGVATAFQFRVKGLDQHEAAKLAEPLQQICADRDVAFIVNDDVSLANRLKADGVHLGQSDGSVKEAREKLGPKSQIGVTCHASRHLALEAGEQGADYVAFGAFFPSTTKDTEHRAELELLDWWYHYVELPSVAIGGITPDNCGPLISAGADFLAVSGAVWNGDEVTAVKAFAEAIAKAPPPEAEA is encoded by the coding sequence ATGAACACAACGTGCCAGCTCTATCTGATTTCCCCGCTCGACGTTTCGGGCGACTTTCCCGACCGGCTTGCCCGCGCGCTCGATGCCGGGAAAGGCGTTGCCACCGCGTTCCAGTTCCGCGTGAAGGGGCTGGACCAGCATGAGGCGGCGAAACTCGCCGAACCGCTGCAGCAGATTTGCGCGGATCGCGACGTGGCGTTTATCGTCAACGACGACGTTTCGCTGGCCAACCGGTTGAAAGCCGATGGTGTGCACCTCGGCCAATCGGATGGATCGGTGAAAGAGGCGCGCGAGAAACTCGGCCCCAAATCGCAGATCGGGGTGACTTGCCATGCCAGCCGCCACCTTGCCTTGGAAGCGGGCGAACAGGGTGCGGACTATGTCGCGTTCGGCGCGTTCTTTCCCAGCACCACGAAGGACACTGAACACCGGGCAGAGCTGGAACTGCTCGACTGGTGGTATCACTACGTCGAACTGCCCAGTGTCGCCATCGGTGGGATCACGCCTGACAATTGCGGCCCGCTGATCAGTGCAGGTGCGGACTTTCTGGCGGTGTCTGGCGCGGTCTGGAACGGGGATGAGGTCACTGCGGTAAAGGCCTTTGCCGAGGCCATCGCCAAGGCTCCGCCACCCGAAGCCGAGGCCTGA